One genomic window of Solanum dulcamara chromosome 10, daSolDulc1.2, whole genome shotgun sequence includes the following:
- the LOC129870869 gene encoding uncharacterized protein LOC129870869 isoform X2: MILLPYRRIVLNNSNNFVMVSKYFLHKPFITFPTIHKTIPATHLFSICFKAHLPKPRNFKLLIQAPTNSSTSFWGNAGRPKGGYCGVRPRDGTEAEIETDWNRYWFLWTRPVQRVALSNGPSTS; the protein is encoded by the exons ATGATTCTTCTTCCTTATCGCAGAATTGTACTGAATAACTCTAACAACTTTGTCATGGTCTCCAAATATTTTCTCCACAAGCCATTCATTACTTTCCCAACAATACACAAGACAATTCCTGCGACTCATCTTTTCAGCATTTGCTTCAAGGCCCATCTCCCCAAACCGCGGAACTTCAAGCTTCTCATACAGGCCCCAACGAATTCCTCCACCAG TTTCTGGGGTAATGCTGGAAGACCCAAAGGAGGATATTGCGGAGTCAGACCACGAGATGGCACTGAAGCAGAAATTGAGACAGATTGGAATAGATATTGGTTCTTGTGGACCAGGCCAGTACAACGGGTTGCTTTGTCCAATG
- the LOC129870869 gene encoding uncharacterized protein LOC129870869 isoform X1, translating into MILLPYRRIVLNNSNNFVMVSKYFLHKPFITFPTIHKTIPATHLFSICFKAHLPKPRNFKLLIQAPTNSSTSFWGNAGRPKGGYCGVRPRDGTEAEIETDWNRYWFLWTRPVQRVALSNGELLISANLF; encoded by the exons ATGATTCTTCTTCCTTATCGCAGAATTGTACTGAATAACTCTAACAACTTTGTCATGGTCTCCAAATATTTTCTCCACAAGCCATTCATTACTTTCCCAACAATACACAAGACAATTCCTGCGACTCATCTTTTCAGCATTTGCTTCAAGGCCCATCTCCCCAAACCGCGGAACTTCAAGCTTCTCATACAGGCCCCAACGAATTCCTCCACCAG TTTCTGGGGTAATGCTGGAAGACCCAAAGGAGGATATTGCGGAGTCAGACCACGAGATGGCACTGAAGCAGAAATTGAGACAGATTGGAATAGATATTGGTTCTTGTGGACCAGGCCAGTACAACGGGTTGCTTTGTCCAATGGTGAGCTCCTAATTTCTGCTAACCttttttaa